Within the Candidatus Tanganyikabacteria bacterium genome, the region GCAAGGGCCTGCGAATCAAGGTCCCGCCGGCACTTCCGGGCCTCTTCGACCTCTGACCCACAGAAAGGGGTGTAGTATGCCGATCGATCAAAGAAGCGTGTCCCTTCGGCAAACCTGCTTGGAATCAGGAGGCTCGCTGTTGCATCGTGGTGGGGTAGCCACGATCAAGGGGAGACCAATCTGTGGAGAAGCGAACCGGAAGGACGCCGCGTGACGTCGTGGCGCTGCGAGAGCGCGTCGAGGAATGGCGGCGGACGCGGCCCTGCTTCGGCCCGATGCCAGCGGACCTTTGGGCCGAGGCGGTGTCGGTGGCTCAGAAGCGCGGCCTGTATGTGACGGCAAGATCCGCGAGCCTCGACTACGGAGGTCTTGCCCGGCGGCTGGCCGTCGCCGAGGCCGCCACTCCGCCCCAGCCGGAGGCAGTTGCCTTCGTCGAATGGAGCGGCGCTGATATCCTCGGAAGCCGGCCCGGCGCAGGTGTCGAGATCGAGATGTCGGATCGCGATGGCCGCCGGATGACCTTGCGGGCCCCGAGCGGCGAATCCTTCGGCATCGCGGCGATCGTCAGCGCGTTCTGGGGGGCCAGAGCTTGATCCAGATCACCCCGCAGATGCGGGTACTAGTTGCGGTCGAGCCGGTGGACTTCCGGAGCGGCATCGACGGCCTGGCGCGGATCTGTCGCGCTCAGCTGGGGGCCGATCCCATGACCGGGACGGTCTTCGTCTTCCGGAGCCGCCGCGGCATCTCGATCAAGCTCCTGGTGTATGACGGCCAGGGCTTTTGGCTCTGCCAGAAGAGGCTTTCCGTCGGACGTTTTCGCTTCTGGCCGACCGCGGGCAAGAGCGGGGGTGCGAGCTTGCAGGCGCACGAGCTCCAGGTGCTGCTTTGTGGTGGCGATTTCTCGGCCACCCGGGCTGCGCCGCCCTGGCGCCAGGTCTGCATTACCGCATGAGGCGATCGGCGAGCAAGCTCTCGTTCTCGGATGCCTTGTGGTTTCGATCGTTTCATGTTCCAGTTGGGAATGGCCAAGCAACGACGCCCTGGCGGCCGCCCGCCCGCAAAGAAAGAGGTCGATCGCGCCGCCCTGGAGGCGATCCTGGCACGCGCCCAGAAGGCGCCACTGGAGGGCGAGGACCTTGAAACCCTCCGCTCGGCCGTCGATACCCTCGCCCTCATGACCCAGGCTCTGGCTGCCAAGAACGCCTCCATCGTGCGCCTGCGCTGGCTCATGTGGGGCGAGCGCACCGAGAAGACCAGCCAGATCTTCCCCGACAAGGGTGGCGAGAACGAGGTGAACGACTCCGTGAACCACGAGAGCCTCCCCGAGGCCCCCCTCGCCCCTGCTGCCGACCCGGATGCCGGCACGGCCACCCCCGACTCTCCCAAACTCAAGAAGCCAGGCCACGGGCGAAACGGTGCAGATGCTTACAAGGGGGCGAACAGGGTCGGAATCCCTCACCAGTCGCTGCAAAGGGGCCAGTGCTGCCCCGAGTGCGACAAGGGAAAGGTCTATCCCCTGCGAGACGGCAGGATCCTGGTCCGCGTCACCGGCATGGCCCCCTTGAATGCGACCGTCTACGATGTCGAATGCCTGCGCTGCAACCTCTGCGGCGACGTCTTCGAGGCCGACACACCACCCGAGATCGGCAAAGAAAAGTACGACGACTCCGCCGCCGCCATGATCGCGATGTTCAAGTACGGCGCCGGGCTGCCCTTCACCCGGATGGAGGCCATGCAGAAGGATTTCGGCATGCCGCTGCCGGCCGCCACCGCGTGGGAAGTCGTGGCCAGCCGCGCCGATTCCCTCCTGCCCGCCCAGCAGGAGATGATCCGCCAGGCCGCCCAGGGCGACGTCATCTACAACGACGACACCACCATGACGATCCTCGCTCTGGCCAAGGGCCACCCCACTGATAAAGCCGACCCCGAGGCCGACGAGAAGCGCACCGGGGTCTTCACGTCGGGGATCCTCTCGACCACGCAGGGCCGGCGGATCGCCCTGTTCTTCACGGGGCCCAAGCACGCCGGGGAAAACCTGGCGTCGGTGCTCAGCCTACGCGCCGCCGAGACCCTGCCGCCGATCCAGATGTGCGACGCCCTCTCGCGGAACGTCCCGGCCAACTTCCAGACCGTGCTCGGCAGTTGTCTGGCTCA harbors:
- the tnpB gene encoding IS66 family insertion sequence element accessory protein TnpB; protein product: MRVLVAVEPVDFRSGIDGLARICRAQLGADPMTGTVFVFRSRRGISIKLLVYDGQGFWLCQKRLSVGRFRFWPTAGKSGGASLQAHELQVLLCGGDFSATRAAPPWRQVCITA
- a CDS encoding IS66 family transposase produces the protein MAKQRRPGGRPPAKKEVDRAALEAILARAQKAPLEGEDLETLRSAVDTLALMTQALAAKNASIVRLRWLMWGERTEKTSQIFPDKGGENEVNDSVNHESLPEAPLAPAADPDAGTATPDSPKLKKPGHGRNGADAYKGANRVGIPHQSLQRGQCCPECDKGKVYPLRDGRILVRVTGMAPLNATVYDVECLRCNLCGDVFEADTPPEIGKEKYDDSAAAMIAMFKYGAGLPFTRMEAMQKDFGMPLPAATAWEVVASRADSLLPAQQEMIRQAAQGDVIYNDDTTMTILALAKGHPTDKADPEADEKRTGVFTSGILSTTQGRRIALFFTGPKHAGENLASVLSLRAAETLPPIQMCDALSRNVPANFQTVLGSCLAHGRRKFVEIAELFPDECRFVLETLRDVYRNDELARERGLTAEERLALHQAESGPLMATLETWLAAQFAEKKVEPNSGLGQAIKYMRNHWEKLTLFLRAAGAPLDSNAVERALKKAILHRKNSYFYKTRNGARVGDIYMALIHTAELAGVPAFQYLLALMRNAEAVAEHPADWMPWNYTDQGRPDEATSSPA